One genomic window of Eleginops maclovinus isolate JMC-PN-2008 ecotype Puerto Natales chromosome 12, JC_Emac_rtc_rv5, whole genome shotgun sequence includes the following:
- the LOC134873067 gene encoding LOW QUALITY PROTEIN: uncharacterized protein C2orf81 homolog (The sequence of the model RefSeq protein was modified relative to this genomic sequence to represent the inferred CDS: deleted 1 base in 1 codon), whose protein sequence is MDMLSKEDADETVEELKSKVMEGCLPPPTPAQSQLMEMLSKEHADETVAESMVELMSKVMEGCLKVDIERQLVPFTASWAKSYLTQILESQILCPDDGEEPEESVRTEDSEPIPATLDAWVQGCVPVEADIDQIPVQTEPRVNQVCNVVAQTNTSPKLSEKETTPRKPVSNKCYEVLSPHPPPTIDLKKKQQVNLISKPVPAKILPPLPYSAEKKEVSKERKDWTHSICNYSTESLYQHNNKKPVTKLDQISLPRHCIIPKYEIIDDNDTKPNGKKTSGLSKLEPRYVKQQSECTKTVPRQLNSSKDQPAKGRNEAAEVWLKKLPPPIQGKERMVSSRPLRLDTMVLAKGVFLVDPQAAGGNHPRCNPPTYSTKLRPIQSVAATPMFSVDQFTTGQPARVIPLLKSKSPDNS, encoded by the exons ATGGACATGTTGAGCAAGGAGGATGCAGATGAGACAGTGGAAGAGCTGAAGAGCAAGGTCATGGAAGGTTGCTTGCCACCTCCAACTCCAGCTCAGTCCCAATTGATGGAAATGTTGAGCAAGGAGCATGCAGACGAGACAGTGGCAGAAAGCATGGTGGAGCTGATGAGCAAGGTCATGGAAGGCTGTTTGAAAGTGGACATTGAAAGACAG CTAGTACCTTTCACAGCATCCTGGGCCAAAAGCTACCTCACACAGATTCTAGAGAGTCAAATTCTGTGCCCAGATGACGGAGAAGAACCAGAGGAATCAGTGAGAACAGAAGACTCTGAGCCTATACCAGCAACTCTAGATGCCTGGGTTCAAGGATGTGTGCCAGTT GAGGCTGACATTGACCAGATTCCAGTACAAACAGAGCCAAGAGTCAACCAGGTGTGTAATGTTGTGGCCCAAACCAACACTTCGCCAAAGCTAtctgaaaaagaaacaactCCCAGGAAACCTGTCAGTAACAAGTGCTATGAAGTGCTTAGTCCTCACCCCCCACCAACAATTGATctaaagaaaaagcagcaggtTAATTTGATTTCTAAGCCTGTTCCGGCCAAAATACTGCCACCCCTGCCCtattctgcagaaaaaaaggaagtgagTAAAGAGCGGAAAGACTGGACACATTCTATTTGTAACTACTCGACTGAATCATTATATCAGCATAATAACAAGAAACCCGTAACAAAACTTGATCAAATCAGCCTGCCTCGACATTGCATCATTCCTAAGTATGAGATTATTGACGACAATGATACAAAACCCAACGGCAAGAAAACAAGTGGACTATCCAAACTTGAACCAAGATATGTCAAGCAGCAGAGTGAGTGCACAAAAACAGTACCAAGGCAACTAAACAGTTCCAAGGATCAG CCAGCTAAGGGGCGAAATGAGGCAGCAGAGGTCTGGCTGAAGAAACTGCCTCCCCCTAtacaaggaaaggaaaggatggTCTCCTCTAGGCCTCTGAGGCTGGACACAATGGTTTTGGCCAAAGGAGTTTTCCTCGTGGATCCCCAGGCCGCTGGAGGAAACCACCCCAGATGTAACCCTCCTACTTATTCCACCAAGCTGAGGCCGATACAAAGTGTTGCAGCTACGCCAATGTTTTCAGTTGATCAGTTTACAACAGGTCAACCAGCTCGGGTTATACCATTGCTGAAGTCCAAGAGCCCTGACAACTCATAG
- the LOC134873881 gene encoding E3 SUMO-protein ligase ZBED1-like: MKRANRRRSSVWDCFEQEGNFVRCMKCDAKLKYCGGATSTMMSHMSRHHASTASPDEDEKPVICSVQSIEEESTANSDIMQVAIMSPNINIMTANPTERDYGERKRLKRSSVWDIFVRVNDEVHCTMCETKLKYRSSTTNMMYHIRNKHPDTLSNDGGSVAAHTEVTELISRMIEKDMLPISVLSGDGFRELLAYTVQNYKMPCAGDITRLIEGHFQEKAEELLVQLGKVEKVALTADFWTALPFQRYITVFCSFITEDWQGRSVVLQTQKLSSDSHTTTDSVTERLFNTVQSWGIAGKVTACVHNNTQGILSAHACPRVTWDYATCFATTLQLAVSEGLSEDLVRIIVAAGKLVKHFNHNLQAYEALEQKQVQMCLPQHKLIQSSKARWDSICDMFERLLEQRWAIKAVLSDRAVTNRQEAQMLEIEDDCWQIIENFTPVLATLKWATTVISAETEVSISNIYPITFSLIQTHLVPKENDVEQVSEFKLKVQKLLQDHMEVDSNGLASKPALIASMLDPRHKHLSFLTPTGRLSAKVKLHELVSNLDVITTTVGLKDEQQDILVTPNISQVAAMPSQQRSDTKNTMMLLLGDNYSSSYATDSEAQVDYYLRDIAPSLDINPLDWWRVNGPRFPKLATLARHYLCVPGVSLPSLLSESGQTFAEMRTRLGPEHIDMMIFVNRNA, encoded by the exons ATGAAGCGTGCAAACAGGAGACGGAGCTCTGTGTGGGACTGCTTTGAACAAGAGGGAAACTTTGTCCGCTGCATGAAATGTGACGCTAAATTGAAGTACTGCGGCGGAGCCACCAGCACCATGATGAGCCACATGAGCAGGCACCATGCGTCCACCGCATCACCGGACGAAGACGAGAAACCGGTCATATGCAGTGTTCAGAGCATCGAGGAGGAGAGCACTGCTAATTCGGACATAATGCAGGTTGCCATTATGTCACCCAACATAAATATCATGACTGCCAACCCAACGGAGCGTGACTATGGAGAGAGGAAGCGCCTGAAGAGGAGCTCTGTGTGGGACATTTTCGTCAGAGTAAACGACGAGGTTCACTGCACGATGTGCGAAACGAAGCTAAAGTACAGGAGCAGCACCACCAACATGATGTACCACATCAGAAACAAGCACCCGGACACTCTGTCCAATGATGGTGGGTCAGTCGCAGCACACACAGAGGTAACTGAGCTCATCTCCAGAATGATTGAGAAGGACATGCTTCCCATCAGCGTGCTAAGTGGTGATGGTTTCCGTGAGCTACTTGCATACACTGTGCAAAACTATAAAATGCCATGTGCTGGAGATATCACACGCCTTATAGAAGGACATTTCCAGGAGAAGGCGGAGGAGCTTCTGGTGCAGCTGGGTAAAGTTGAGAAAGTGGCTCTCACTGCTGACTTCTGGACAGCCCTCCCATTTCAGAGATACATTACAGTTTTCTGTTCATTCATAACTGAAGACTGGCAGGGCAGGTCAGTTGTACTGCAGACACAGAAGCTATCATCTGACAGCCACACTACTACAGACAGTGTCACAGAAAGGCTTTTTAACACTGTGCAGTCCTGGGGTATTGCTGGGAAAGTGACTGCATGTGTTCATAACAACACACAAGGCATTTTGTCAGCCCATGCGTGTCCCCGTGTCACATGGGATTATGCTACTTGCTTTGCTACTACATTGCAGCTGGCAGTCAGTGAAGGGCTGAGTGAGGATCTGGTCCGCATCATCGTTGCTGCCGGGAAGCTTGTCAAACACTTCAATCACAACTTGCAGGCATATGAAGCCTTGGAGCAAAAGCAAGTTCAGATGTGCCTGCCACAGCACAAGCTTATTCAGTCAAGCAAGGCTAGATGGGACTCAATCTGTGATATGTTTGAACGATTACTCGAGCAACGGTGGGCAATCAAAGCGGTGCTCTCTGATCGTGCTGTCaccaacagacaggaagcccAGATGCTTGAGATTGAAGATGATTGCTGGCAAATAATTGAAAATTTCACACCTGTGCTTGCAACTCTAAAATGGGCGACAACAGTGATATCTGCTGAGACAGAAGTGtccatttcaaacatttatccGATCACATTCAGCCTTATTCAGACCCATCTGGTGCCAAAAGAAAACGATGTGGAACAAGTCTCAGAGTTCAAGCTGAAGGTTCAAAAGTTACTTCAAGATCACATGGAG GTTGACTCTAACGGCCTCGCCTCCAAACCAGCTCTGATTGCCTCTATGCTGGACCCTCGTCACAAACATCTCAGCTTTCTGACGCCAACAGGGAGACTGTCGGCAAAGGTGAAGCTGCACGAACTTGTTTCAAACTTAGATGTGATAACTACTACTGTGGGCCTAAAGGATGAACAGCAAGACATCCTGGTCACACCCAATATTAGCCAGGTGGCAGCTATGCCCTCCCAACAGAGAAGTGACACCAAAAACACCATGATGTTGCTCCTTGGAGACAACTACAGTTCCTCCTATGCCACAGACTCTGAGGCTCAGGTAGATTACTATTTGAGAGACATTGCGCCCTCATTGGACATAAACCCTCTTGACTGGTGGAGGGTAAATGGACCAAGATTCCCCAAACTGGCTACTCTGGCGAGACACTATTTGTGCGTACCTGGGGTATCACTGCCGTCTTTATTGTCCGAGTCTGGGCAAACATTTGCAGAAATGCGTACAAGACTGGGCCCAGAGCATATTGACATGATGATCTTTGTAAACAGAAATGCATAA
- the nol6 gene encoding nucleolar protein 6, translating into MKKKLTVADEPAEMVPSESHEEEENDAPCKAKRSKPEDAGGEEMVYHPVKLSRSDLYRPPSAEELNQLKEAESLFHCSLLKMQMEELLKEVALSERKKQQIDSFIQTVTMLIQTVPESPEVEVSDLSWLSSEVKVPFLLVPKATKGKFHMVPPASVDLIGSYPLGTCTKPRIRVDLAVTIPADVLHPKDVVNQRYPRKRALYLAGLAQYLASSSEIGSMRYSCLHGNRLRPVLLLTPPGKDSSSFTVHVHACPPPGFFKPSRFHPQRNNIRTEWYTGLQTSQSEGTEPPTPHYNSSVLGDLLPRPHLQFLSAVGSQCSAFTDGVALLKVWLRQRELDQGTGCFNGFLASMLLAYLLNSHRISNSMTAYQLLRNTLNFLATTDLTVNGISLAKDPDSSAPSMADFHNVFQVVFVDPSGHLNMCADMTACTYKQLQHEASVSMQFWDNPTVDGFHGLLMTPKPMIRTSDHVFQLCELVKLQSSCKKLDLLSELMDHSGNYVHTALPFILSLLQQGLGQRISLLTHSLSPDPEWSVESEAPKHKAQPPLCFGLLLRPELAASVLERGPPADSPKSAEFRQLWGSRSELRRFQDGAITEAVLWDGESMCQKRLVPRQIITHLLQLHADIPESAIRYLGALLDDVIKTGSEVPSTGEEESLLVVQSYDDLSRKLWRLEGLPLSVTAVQGAHPALRYTQVFPPVPLKLDYSFFDREKTSRSLMPKEGKPCPAYITPIKVICHMEGSGKWPHDRLAIRYIRTAFHIRMGELLKKHHNYTCKPCPTHLDVWKDGLVFRIQVAYHREPQVLRESVNAEGLLVVRDSEEAQALEMTTIHKPLLTSTLHGLQQEHPSFGAVCRLAKRWLGAQLFSEDITEDTADLLVASLFLQPAPFTPPGSPQVGFLRFLHLLASFDWRNNPLIVNLNNQLAVSDYTEVKNDFLASRESLPVMFIATPKEKKQSMWTKKGPTVQMLQRVVMVAAESLKLLEHQLMDSNEIQDVRVVMRPPLDAYDVLIHLNPKQVPLLVQAVDPPTVTFRRGAVAGSMSQSGGALPVVDYNPVSLYLAELREAFEDLALFFCDPHGGTVIAVLWKPKAFMPTPFKTSQLSARSVEVTGDEAKTIPNIDAILEDFQVMGKGLIKSMEARTEKWSF; encoded by the exons ATGAAAAAGAAGCTTACAGTTGCCGACGAGCCAGCAGAG atGGTTCCCTCAGAGAgtcatgaggaggaggaaaacgATGCTCCCTGTAAAGCTAAAAGGAGCAAACCTGAAGACGCTGGAGGGGAGGAGATGGTCTATCACCCGGTTAAGCTGTCCCGGAGTGATCTGTACAGACCTCCCTCAGCAGAGGAACTGAACCAGCTGAAAGAGGCAGAAAGCCTGTTTCACTGCAGCCTGCTTAAGATGCAG ATGGAAGAGTTGCTGAAAGAGGTCGCCCTGAGTGAGCGCAAGAAACAGCAAATAGATTCCTTCATTCAGACAGTCACCATGCTGATCCAGACTGTACCAGAATCACCAGAGGTTGAG GTAAGTGACCTGTCATGGCTGTCCAGTGAAGTTAAGGTCCCTTTCCTTCTGGTGCCCAAAGCAACGAAGGGCAAGTTCCACATGGTGCCTCCTGCTTCTGTGGATCTGATCGGCAGCTACCCCTTGGGCACCTGCACCAAACCACGCATCAGGGTAGACCTGGCTGTCACAATCCCAGCT GATGTCCTCCATCCAAAGGATGTTGTGAACCAGAGGTATCCGAGGAAAAGGGCTCTCTACCTGGCAGGCCTGGCACAGTATCTTGCATCTTCCTCAGAAATTGGAAGCATGCGTTATTCCTGTCTCCATGGCAATCGACTCCGACCTGTTTTGCTGCTGACACCTCCAG GTAAAGACTCCTCCAGCTTCACTGTACATGTTCATGCCTGTCCACCTCCTGGATTCTTCAAGCCCAGCCGTTTCCACCCGCAGAGGAACAATATCCGGACAGAGTGGTACACTGGACTGCAGACCTCTCAGTCTG AGGGCACCGAACCTCCCACTCCACATTACAATAGCTCTGTTTTGGGGGATTTACTGCCCAGGCCTCACCTCCAGTTTCTTTCTGCTGTTGGCTCCCAGTGCTCTGCATTCACAGATGGGGTGGCCTTGCTCAAAGTCTGGCTTCGACAAAGAGAGCTCGACCAG GGCACTGGTTGTTTCAATGGATTCCTGGCTTCAATGTTGTTGGCTTATCTGCTGAACTCTCACAGAATCAGTAACTCCATGACAGCCTATCAGCTGCTTCGAAACACCTTGAACTTCCTGG CTACTACGGACCTGACAGTGAATGGAATTAGCCTCGCCAAAGATCCTGACTCTTCTGCT CCATCTATGGCAGATTTCCACAATGTTTTCCAAGTGGTGTTTGTGGACCCTTCAGGACATCTCAACATGTGTGCTGACATGACCGCTTGTACCTACAAACAG CTGCAGCACGAGGCATCTGTGTCGATGCAGTTCTGGGACAACCCCACGGTGGATGGGTTCCACGGCCTCCTCATGACCCCCAAACCCATGATAAGGACAAGCGACCATGTGTTCCA GTTGTGTGAGCTGGTAAAGCTTCAGTCCAGCTGTAAGAAACTGGACCTCCTCAGTGAGTTGATGGACCACAGTGGGAATTATGTCCACACTGCGCTCCCCTTTATTCTGTCACTGCTGCAGCAAGGACTGGGCCAAAGGATCAGCCTCCTCAcccactccctctctcctgaCCCTGAG TGGTCTGTGGAAAGTGAAGCCCCAAAACACAAAGCCCAACCTCCCCTCTGCTTCGGTTTGCTCTTAAGGCCAGAGCTGGCAGCCTCTGTCCTGGAAAGAGGCCCACCTGCAGACAGCCCTAAG TCGGCCGAGTTCCGTCAGCTGTGGGGTTCTCGCTCCGAGCTGCGTCGATTCCAGGACGGTGCCATCACTGAAGCGGTGCTGTGGGATGGAGAGAGCATGTGCCAAAAACGACTGGTCCCCAGACAGATCATTACACACCTGCTACAgct GCATGCAGATATCCCCGAAAGCGCTATTCGGTATTTGGGGGCGCTGTTGGATGACGTCATTAAAACGGGAAGTGAG GTGCCTAGTactggagaggaggagagtttACTGGTTGTTCAGTCCTATGATGACCTGAGCAGAAAACTGTGGAGGCTGGAAGGTCTGCCTCTGTCCGTCACAGCAGTGCAAGGAGCCCACCCTGCACTCAGATACACACAG GTATTTCCTCCTGTGCCACTCAAGCTGGACTATTCCTTCTTTGACAGAGAAAAGACTTCAAGATCATTGATGCCAAAAGAAGGCAAACCCTGTCCTGCTTATATCACCCCTATCAAAG TGATCTGTCACATGGAGGGGAGTGGAAAGTGGCCACATGACCGCTTAGCCATTCGCTACATCCGAACTGCCTTCCACATCCGCATGGGAGAGTTACTCAAGAAGCACCATAATTATACATGCAAGCCCTGCCCTACACACCTAGATGTCTGGAAG GATGGCTTGGTGTTCCGCATCCAGGTTGCTTACCATCGGGAGCCTCAAGTGCTGAGGGAGAGTGTAAATGCAGAGGGGCTGCTGGTTGTAAGGGACAGTGAGGAGGCTCAGGCTCTGGAGATGACCACCATTCACAAGCCTCTACTCACCAGCACATTGCATGG TCTCCAGCAGGAGCACCCGTCTTTCGGGGCAGTTTGTCGCTTGGCCAAGCGTTGGCTGGGGGCTCAGCTCTTCAGTGAAGACATCACGGAGGACACAGCAGACCTGCTGGTGGCGTCGCTCTTCCTGCAGCCAGCACCCTTTACTCCTCCTGG tTCTCCCCAGGTTGGCTTCCTTCGTTTCCTTCATCTGCTCGCCTCTTTTGACTGGAGGAACAACCCGCTGATAGTCAACCTCAACAATCAGCTTGCAG TCAGCGACTACACAGAGGTCAAGAATGACTTCTTGGCCTCCAGGGAGTCTCTGCCTGTCATGTTTATAGCTACGcctaaagagaaaaaacaatccatgtGGACCAAGAAAGGACCCACTGTACAG aTGCTGCAGCGTGTGGTGATGGTGGCAGCAGAGAGTCTTAAATTGCTGGAACATCAGTTGATGGACAGCAACGAGATACAAGATGTCAGG GTGGTCATGCGTCCACCGCTGGATGCCTACGACGTGCTGATTCACCTGAACCCCAAGCAGGTTCCCTTACTCGTTCAGGCAGTGGACCCCCCCACTGTCACTTTCCGCAGGGGCGCCGTGGCTGGCAGTATGTCCCAGTCTGGAGGAGCCCTGCCTGTTGTTGATTACAACCCTGTGTCCCTCTACTTGGCAGAGCTCAGA GAAGCTTTCGAAGACCTAGCCCTCTTCTTCTGTGACCCCCATGGTGGAACAGTGATTGCAGTTTTATGGAAACCAAAGGCCTTCATGCCAACACCCTTTAAG ACATCACAGCTATCAGCAAGGAGCGTGGAAGTGACTGGAGATGAGGCAAAAACCATTCCTAACATCGACGCAATACTGGAGGACTTCCAGGTCATGGGAAAGGGTTTGATCAAATCAATGGAAGCCAGGACTGAAAAATGGTCATTTTAG
- the wdr54 gene encoding WD repeat-containing protein 54: MYHKEKSIQIKNSASALYNNLGVLRIAPRSLTYFTVVHANVVNMVSASWDGLNYSHRQLQSKEPNVATSTSLIMQAAFCALPSRDLLVVTSQKGIQIYESDGSTMVYWHALDTPETPTDQAVFARGISAVGKSYICVGDSCGAILVFDVPSKGSNITLSDVLKGHKKSITDIASECSGSQECIADLISADDGGNLCVWKSGETFQRFNNIPGFDISCTSVKLWKGTAVAGYGTGQIRLYEAVTGILHAEVNAHARWIYSLDIAPFSGLLLSAAEDSLVRVWHLSIKPESLSVEVAHLHNECVTDTQICGAKFCDGDGYAFAVTGYDLSEIIRYTQS; the protein is encoded by the exons ATGTATCACAAAGAGAAGAGCATCCAGATCAAAAACAGCGCCTCAGCACTGTACAACAACCTCGGCGTGCTACGTATCGCCCCGAGGAGCCTCACCTACTTCACGGTGGTCCATGCTAACGTGGTTAACATGGTCAGTGCGTCCTGGGACGGCCTCAACTATTCACACCGCCAGCTGCAGTCCAAGGAGCCAAATGTTGCCACAAGCACATCGCTCATCATGCAG gctGCGTTTTGTGCTCTGCCCTCTCGTGATCTGCTGGTGGTGACCTCTCAGAAAGGCATCCAG ATTTATGAATCTGATGGCTCCACCATGGTGTACTGGCATGCACTGGATACTCCGGAAACACCTACAG ATCAGGCAGTGTTTGCTCGGGGGATATCAGCAGTGGGCAAAAGTTATATATGTGTGG GTGATTCATGTGGTGCAATTCTAGTATTTGATGTTCCCAGTAAAGGCAGTAATATTACTCTGTCAGATGTACTGAAGGGGCACAAGAAGTCCATCACTGACATTGCCTCAGAGTGCTCAGGCAGCCag GAGTGCATAGCTGATCTCATCAGTGCGGATGATGGGGgcaacctgtgtgtgtggaagtcTGGGGAGACATTTCAGCGGTTCAACAACATCCCTGGCTTTGA TATAAGCTGCACATCGGTCAAATTATGGAAAGGTACAGCCGTGGCAGGTTATGGCACAGGCCAGATTCGTCTCTATGAAGCAGTGACGGGAATCCTGCACGCTGAGGTCAATGCCCACGCTCGCTGGATATACTCTCTGGACATTGCACCTTTTTCCGGGCTG CTTCTGTCTGCGGCTGAGGACTCTCTGGTCAGGGTGTGGCACCTGTCAATAAAACCAGAGTCCCTAAGCGTAGAG GTGGCCCATTTGCACAATGAGTGTGTGACGGACACACAAATCTGTGGCGCCAAGTTCTGTGACGGCGATGGTTACGCCTTTGCAGTGACGGGGTATGACCTAAGTGAGATTATTCGGTACACCCAGTCGTAG